The DNA region TGGATAAAAAGGCCAGTTTTTATTTATGAATTAGAAAAAATCGAATAATTTAAACTTAACAGCATCAATGTGTTGCCACATACACTCTGCACATGTGGAGTGTGTGGCTTACTTTTATTAAAATAGTCAGTTCCTCAATGGATAGAACTGCCTTTTTGTTTATAATTTGATACTATAGTCCATTTTTTCAAATTTTCCCTTCAGTTCCTGACCAAGTGGATATTTCAATTCATCCTGTGAAGTAGCTGTTGTAAATAATGAACATGCTCTCTATCTTTATCTAATATTTCTTCGATTAATTGCCGGCATTCATGATCTAAATCCCTCTCACGATTTCTTCCGACCCTCTAATCCCATAATAACCCTCACCCCTTATTGCACTCTCCATAATTCCAACCGTGGTTTCAGGAATCTTAAATTGACTAAAAAAACCTTGGACTGATCCAATCAAGCCTTCATCATCAGCTGGTATTCCTCCCAGATTTTGAATCCTTT from Neobacillus sp. FSL H8-0543 includes:
- a CDS encoding ferritin-like domain-containing protein: MVDNNVVKTLNQFLKGQYMGIHAYEHLIQKLPNPDVKREFQRIQQEHKNHALKVAERIQNLGGIPADDEGLIGSVQGFFSQFKIPETTVGIMESAIRGEGYYGIRGSEEIVRGI